In one Culex quinquefasciatus strain JHB chromosome 2, VPISU_Cqui_1.0_pri_paternal, whole genome shotgun sequence genomic region, the following are encoded:
- the LOC6049654 gene encoding solute carrier organic anion transporter family member 1A5 — protein MSRNVRLVSAGLLWHVTTLTLLFFLHVSTGSDELHLETLTHIPSAAELGIPLEDIPLDCDCPHNWNPVCGDDGHTYPNRCLLDCQNYSTRQKVTFVRYGDCHEKEL, from the coding sequence ATGTCGCGCAACGTTCGTCTCGTCTCAGCAGGCCTGTTATGGCACGTAACAACTTTAACCCTATTGTTTTTCCTCCACGTGTCCACCGGCAGTGACGAGCTCCACTTGGAAACACTGACGCACATTCCGTCCGCAGCCGAGCTGGGTATTCCGCTGGAGGACATCCCGCTGGACTGTGACTGTCCCCACAACTGGAACCCGGTTTGCGGCGACGACGGCCACACCTACCCCAACCGGTGCCTGCTGGACTGTCAAAATTATAGCACGCGCCAAAAGGTGACGTTTGTGCGGTACGGCGACTGTCACGAGAAGGAGTTGTGA